A region from the Mycobacterium heidelbergense genome encodes:
- a CDS encoding GreA/GreB family elongation factor, producing MRKKAQSAADAARQNLAAELDRLKQRRDRLEAEVKNDRGMVGDHGDAAEAIQRADELVILADRINELDRRLRSGPSPSDNGETLPGGTEVTLRFPDGEVVTMHVISIVEETPVGREAETLTARSPLGQALAGHKAGDTVTYSTPQGENQVELIAVKLPK from the coding sequence GTGAGAAAAAAAGCCCAATCGGCGGCGGACGCGGCGCGGCAGAACCTCGCCGCTGAGCTGGACCGGCTGAAACAGCGGCGCGATCGCCTCGAGGCCGAGGTGAAAAACGACCGCGGCATGGTCGGCGACCACGGTGATGCGGCCGAGGCGATCCAACGCGCGGACGAGCTCGTCATCCTCGCCGACCGGATCAACGAGCTGGACCGGCGACTGCGGAGCGGGCCTTCACCCTCGGACAACGGGGAAACGTTGCCCGGCGGCACCGAGGTGACGCTGCGGTTCCCCGACGGCGAGGTCGTCACGATGCACGTGATCTCCATCGTCGAAGAGACTCCCGTCGGCCGCGAGGCCGAGACGTTGACCGCGCGCAGCCCGTTGGGCCAGGCCCTGGCCGGGCACAAAGCGGGAGACACGGTCACCTACTCGACGCCGCAGGGCGAGAACCAGGTCGAGCTGATCGCGGTCAAGCTGCCCAAATAA